A DNA window from bacterium contains the following coding sequences:
- the prfA gene encoding peptide chain release factor 1: MFEKLKELETEYEKLTSQIEENVTNLSLYQEIMKKRAKIEPFVLKFREYKTVEEEIAKLSVMLNEALEPELKEIAEEELNSLQVKKESIAKKLTDLLAPKDEEEEDRNIIMEIRAGTGGEESGLFVADLFRMYSKYVISQGWKLEIFNSHPTGIGGFKEIIFGVEGDEVFKKLKFESGTHRVQRVPVTEASGRIHTSAVTVAVLKEPEEIDIEISPEDLRIDTFRSSGPGGQHVNVTDSAVRITHLPTGFVVTCQDERSQHKNKAKAMRVLRAELLAQAEEKARKEQSQERKSQVGSGDRSEKIRTYNYPQNRVTDHRIGLSLHRLETIMDGDLDELVFALISASKELKTKNK, encoded by the coding sequence ATGTTTGAAAAGTTAAAAGAGTTAGAAACCGAATATGAAAAATTAACCTCTCAGATAGAAGAAAATGTAACCAATCTCTCTTTATATCAAGAAATTATGAAAAAAAGGGCGAAAATAGAACCTTTTGTGCTTAAATTTCGAGAATATAAAACAGTAGAAGAAGAAATAGCAAAACTATCAGTAATGTTGAATGAGGCACTTGAGCCAGAATTAAAAGAGATAGCAGAAGAAGAATTGAATAGCCTGCAAGTAAAAAAAGAATCAATCGCAAAAAAACTAACAGATTTATTAGCCCCTAAAGATGAGGAAGAAGAAGATAGAAATATAATTATGGAAATCCGTGCTGGCACAGGCGGAGAGGAATCCGGGTTATTTGTAGCTGATTTATTTAGAATGTATAGTAAATATGTTATTTCACAGGGCTGGAAATTAGAGATATTCAATTCTCATCCTACTGGTATCGGGGGATTTAAAGAAATCATCTTTGGTGTGGAAGGCGATGAGGTATTCAAAAAACTTAAATTTGAAAGTGGCACCCATCGAGTCCAACGGGTTCCGGTAACAGAAGCCAGTGGCAGAATTCATACCTCAGCCGTGACCGTCGCCGTCCTGAAAGAGCCTGAAGAAATAGATATAGAAATTTCACCAGAAGATTTGAGAATTGATACCTTCAGGTCAAGTGGGCCTGGCGGACAACATGTCAATGTTACAGATTCTGCAGTTAGAATTACACACTTACCAACAGGTTTTGTCGTTACCTGCCAGGATGAACGCTCACAACATAAAAATAAGGCAAAAGCAATGCGTGTCTTGAGGGCTGAATTATTAGCCCAGGCAGAGGAAAAAGCAAGAAAAGAACAATCTCAAGAACGAAAATCTCAGGTTGGCTCCGGTGATAGAAGTGAAAAGATAAGAACTTATAATTACCCACAAAACCGCGTTACAGACCACCGCATTGGCTTAAGTTTGCACAGACTTGAAACTATTATGGATGGCGATTTAGACGAACTTGTCTTTGCATTAATCTCTGCTTCAAAAGAGCTGAAAACTAAAAATAAGTAA
- the waaF gene encoding lipopolysaccharide heptosyltransferase II, with protein sequence MENYRKILIIRLSSIGDILLSSPLIRLIRKRFPDAEIDMVMCAEFEELVSANPNINQVILFDRKTGIRGLLRLCKKIREKQYDLIIDIHKKLRSFLICLTSGAKQKVSYNKHSFLRFLLVKFKINRYSNTPYMANLYLKSIERFGVEDEGQELEFYITPSKEAVILELLRSEGISKEDILIGIAPGAYWATKKWPKERYIELANWLIQNKKSRIVIFGGKDEVELTQEIKLALFNKPIVAAGRLSLMETAALLKRCKVLITNDTGIMHLSVAVKTPVVAIFGPTVKEFGYYPYRGANRVISKDLPCRPCSTKGSSKCPIKTFDCMRLISSNEVLEAVKELLGNQVCNGSVK encoded by the coding sequence GTGGAAAATTATAGAAAAATATTAATCATTCGCCTGAGTTCCATAGGTGATATTCTCTTAAGTTCTCCTTTAATTAGACTCATCAGGAAAAGATTCCCTGATGCAGAAATTGATATGGTTATGTGTGCAGAATTTGAGGAATTGGTTTCTGCCAACCCTAATATAAACCAGGTTATTTTATTTGACCGTAAAACAGGGATAAGAGGACTTTTGAGATTATGTAAAAAGATACGGGAGAAGCAATATGACTTAATTATTGATATTCATAAAAAACTACGCAGTTTCCTTATTTGCTTGACAAGTGGTGCAAAACAAAAGGTATCTTACAATAAACATTCCTTTCTTCGCTTCTTATTAGTTAAGTTTAAAATAAATCGCTATTCAAACACACCTTATATGGCTAATCTTTATTTAAAATCTATTGAGAGGTTTGGTGTTGAAGATGAAGGACAGGAATTAGAATTTTATATTACTCCTTCAAAAGAAGCAGTTATATTAGAATTACTCAGGAGTGAGGGCATAAGCAAAGAAGATATTTTAATTGGTATAGCGCCAGGTGCATATTGGGCAACCAAAAAATGGCCCAAAGAACGATATATTGAATTAGCTAATTGGCTTATCCAGAACAAGAAATCAAGAATAGTCATCTTTGGTGGTAAAGATGAGGTAGAATTAACTCAGGAGATAAAATTGGCATTATTTAATAAACCTATTGTTGCCGCCGGCAGACTTTCTCTTATGGAGACAGCCGCTTTACTTAAAAGATGCAAAGTGCTTATCACTAATGATACCGGGATAATGCACCTCAGTGTTGCCGTGAAAACACCAGTCGTAGCAATATTTGGGCCTACGGTTAAAGAATTTGGCTATTATCCGTATCGAGGGGCTAACCGAGTCATTTCTAAAGACTTACCCTGTAGGCCCTGTTCCACGAAAGGTAGTTCTAAATGTCCAATAAAAACCTTTGATTGTATGCGACTTATTTCAAGTAATGAGGTGTTGGAAGCTGTGAAAGAATTATTGGGTAACCAGGTTTGTAATGGGTCAGTGAAATAG
- the rpmE gene encoding 50S ribosomal protein L31, protein MKKDIHPNYVETTIRCACGAAFPIRSTVPNLRIEICSNCHPFFTGKQKLVDTAGRVERFRKKYKIEEKEEK, encoded by the coding sequence TTGAAAAAAGACATCCATCCTAATTATGTCGAAACGACTATTAGATGTGCTTGTGGAGCGGCTTTCCCGATTCGCTCAACCGTGCCTAATTTACGGATTGAGATTTGCTCTAACTGCCACCCTTTCTTTACGGGTAAACAGAAATTAGTAGATACTGCCGGTCGGGTAGAAAGATTCCGCAAAAAATATAAAATAGAAGAAAAAGAGGAAAAATAA
- a CDS encoding DUF433 domain-containing protein, whose protein sequence is MTTLQEAEKLLSTMTRAEKAQVLQWVVCDIGDAFPDIESSPNVCGGEACIVRTRIPVWVLVQAKRLGATESDLLRCYPTLRAEDLANAWAYFRSHRDEIEQQIRENEEA, encoded by the coding sequence ATGACTACATTGCAGGAAGCAGAGAAATTGTTATCCACTATGACACGGGCAGAAAAGGCTCAGGTGCTTCAATGGGTGGTGTGTGATATTGGTGATGCCTTTCCTGATATTGAAAGCAGTCCAAATGTTTGTGGGGGAGAGGCATGTATCGTTCGCACTCGAATTCCAGTATGGGTATTGGTTCAAGCAAAGCGATTGGGTGCAACCGAATCAGATTTATTAAGGTGTTATCCAACTTTACGAGCCGAAGATTTAGCTAATGCCTGGGCATATTTTCGCTCTCATCGGGATGAAATCGAACAACAAATTCGTGAGAACGAGGAGGCTTAG
- the thyX gene encoding FAD-dependent thymidylate synthase, whose amino-acid sequence MKVELLKYTPNPEILVAMAAKLCYSESTIDDLWKEMKKKEVSDFINKLMVMGHHSPFEHISFTFGIEGISRVTTHQLVRHRIASYSQQSQRYVKYNELKYITPHTIQKNKDIERLFIKVMETAKNAYKQLLKSGIPAEDARYVFPEACETKIIVTMNARELLHFFRLRCCNRAQWEIRRMAYKMLNEVLKVAPVLFSDAGPGCWRGPCPENKMSCGKPPKREEVLDDIKQRKGDNKK is encoded by the coding sequence GTGAAGGTAGAATTGCTTAAATATACACCCAATCCTGAAATTTTAGTTGCTATGGCGGCTAAATTATGTTATTCCGAATCGACTATTGATGATTTATGGAAGGAAATGAAGAAAAAAGAGGTGAGTGATTTTATCAATAAATTGATGGTAATGGGACATCACTCACCTTTTGAACATATAAGCTTTACCTTTGGCATAGAAGGAATTTCACGAGTAACTACCCATCAATTGGTTAGACATCGAATTGCCTCCTATTCACAACAATCTCAGCGGTATGTCAAGTATAACGAGCTAAAATATATAACCCCACATACTATTCAGAAAAACAAAGACATAGAAAGGTTATTCATAAAAGTGATGGAAACGGCAAAAAATGCCTATAAACAACTGCTAAAATCAGGAATTCCAGCTGAAGACGCTCGATATGTGTTTCCGGAGGCTTGCGAGACAAAGATAATTGTAACAATGAATGCCAGAGAATTACTTCATTTCTTTAGGTTACGGTGTTGTAACCGTGCCCAATGGGAAATTCGTAGGATGGCTTATAAGATGTTGAATGAAGTATTAAAAGTGGCTCCTGTGTTATTTTCAGATGCTGGGCCGGGATGCTGGCGAGGTCCATGTCCAGAAAATAAAATGTCTTGTGGAAAACCACCAAAGAGAGAGGAAGTATTAGACGATATAAAACAAAGGAAAGGTGATAATAAAAAATGA
- a CDS encoding DUF5615 family PIN-like protein, producing the protein MARLYANENFPLPVVEELRRLGHEVITIYETGKAGQSIPDEDVLTFARDENRILVTVQDIATESQRTQREYITTNEHE; encoded by the coding sequence ATGGCACGATTGTATGCTAATGAGAACTTCCCTTTGCCTGTTGTTGAAGAACTCCGACGATTAGGGCACGAGGTTATCACTATTTATGAAACGGGTAAAGCAGGACAATCCATACCAGATGAAGATGTATTGACTTTTGCCAGAGATGAAAACCGAATTCTCGTAACCGTTCAGGATATAGCCACAGAGTCACAGAGAACACAGAGGGAATATATAACCACGAATGAACACGAATAA